In one window of Mercurialis annua linkage group LG4, ddMerAnnu1.2, whole genome shotgun sequence DNA:
- the LOC126677746 gene encoding probable pectinesterase 53, with amino-acid sequence MLKILFLMLLFGNANSWFTSNGSNNSFNTFKVDEEQYLQWLKAKELGSFKNAVFQKAKNKFKPCLTLSVNKYSKSARGFATITKAINSIPVINNCRVVISISAGTYREKIEIPGSMWYITMEGAGADKTIIEWDDTADKPGQGGHRLGTYGSATFAVNSPYFIAKNITFKNKAPSPPAGALGKQAVALRISADAAAFIRCKFIGAQDTLYDHIGRHYFKHCYIEGSVDFIFGNGLSLYEDCHLHAKTNSFGALTAQKRESMLEETGFSFVNCKVTGSGALYLGRAWGTFSRVVFVYTYMDKIITPTGWYDWGDKNREMTVFYGQYQCSGPGARFGGRVSWSRELTEQEVKPFISIDFVDGYDWLPSS; translated from the exons ATGCTGAAGATATTGTTTTTGATGTTGTTGTTTGGAAATGCAAATTCTTGGTTTACATCAAATGGCTCTAATAATTCTTTTAACACCTTTAAGGTTGATGAAGAACAGTATTTGCAATGGCTTAAAGCTAAAGAGTTAGGTTCTTTCAAGAATGCCGTGTTTCAGAAAGCGAAAAATAAGTTCAAGCCTTGTTTAACTCTCAGTGTTAACAAATATTCAAAGTCTGCAAGAGGTTTTGCTACTATTACAAAAGCTATCAATTCTATACCGGTTATTAATAATTGCAGGGTGGTTATTTCCATCAGTGCAGGCACTTACAG GGAGAAGATTGAGATTCCTGGGAGCATGTGGTACATTACAATGGAGGGAGCTGGTGCAGACAAGACCATCATCGAGTGGGACGACACGGCTGACAAGCCGGGACAGGGTGGACATCGATTGGGTACCTATGGCTCTGCTACCTTTGCCGTCAATTCTCCTTATTTCATTGCCAAGAACATCACCTTCAAG AACAAGGCTCCATCACCACCAGCAGGAGCTCTAGGTAAGCAAGCGGTTGCGCTCCGAATATCGGCTGATGCAGCAGCATTTATAAGATGCAAATTTATTGGAGCACAAGATACTCTCTATGATCACATTGGTAGACATTATTTCAAGCACTGTTACATTGAAGGTTCGGTAGATTTTATATTCGGAAACGGGCTCTCGCTCTACGAGGATTGCCATTTGCATGCCAAAACAAATAGCTTTGGAGCATTGACTGCACAGAAAAGAGAAAGCATGCTTGAAGAAACAGGCTTCTCTTTTGTCAATTGCAAGGTCACAGGGTCAGGTGCCCTCTACTTGGGCAGAGCATGGGGCACTTTTTCTAGGGTTGTCTTTGTTTATACTTACATGGACAAAATCATTACTCCTACAGGATGGTATGACTGGGGAGATAAAAACAGAGAAAT GACTGTATTTTACGGACAGTACCAATGTTCAGGACCCGGAGCCCGCTTCGGAGGAAGAGTATCATGGTCAAGGGAACTCACCGAACAAGAAGTGAAACCATTTATCTCAATTGATTTTGTCGATGGCTACGACTGGCTTCCAAGCTCATGA
- the LOC126678044 gene encoding uncharacterized protein LOC126678044 isoform X2, which produces MLELLLSEDNDLDDDATSSQHSDHELALSKAVDVISQNMETPSVSSQSKKEKHKEYENECREKLSNDEVQSDTEAAKKLLETAQERREQVELNSDEANDWIETAAKRDGVLAGVSGADEKPIEEEKMLSYHRKITVLYEILSGCLADKRDDSGKKKCTRRRKGYDARHRVATRLLATWLDIKWIQMEAIETIIASSAMAVAKEEESKEEASQSTKGKWAKWKRGGIIGAAAITGGTLMAITGGLAAPAIAAGFGALAPTLGTLIPVIGASGFAAAASAAGTIAGSVAVAASFGAAGAGLAGTKMARRTGSIDEFEFKATGENHNQGRLAVEIMVSGFVFDEEDFVRPWEGHIDNLERYVLQWESKNLIAVSTAIQDWLTSSIALGLMKQGAMMTVLSTLLAALAWPATLLVATDFIDSKWSVAIDRSDKAGKLLAEVLLKGLHGNRPVTLVGYSLGARVIFKCLETLAETEHNAEVVERVVLLGAPIPIKTEKWEAARKMVAGRFVNAYSTNDWILGVAFRASLLTQGLAGIQPIDVPGIENIDVTDTIEGHSSYLWATQKILERLELDAYYPVFMSSVLQSNILPIPVILEDSRTQNQTPY; this is translated from the exons ATGTTGGAGCT GTTACTTTCGGAAGATAATGATCTCGATGATGATGCTACGTCTTCACAACATTCTGATCATGAACTTGCATTGTCGAAAGCTGTTGATGTTATCTCACAGAACATGGAAACACCCTCTGTTTCTTCTCAATCCAAGAAAGAAAAGCATAAGGAGTACGAGAACGAGTGTCGCGAAAAGTTGTCAAATGATGAGGTTCAGTCGGATACTGAAGCGGCTAAAAAGTTATTAGAGACTGCACAAGAGAGGCGTGAACAGGTGGAATTGAACTCTGATGAAGCGAATGATTGGATAGAAACAGCGGCAAAGAGGGACGGTGTTTTGGCTGGTGTTAGTGGAGCTGATGAGAAACCTATTGAAGAGGAAAAGATGCTTAGCTATCATAGGAAAATTACTGTTCTTTATGAGATTCTTTCTGGCTGTTTGGCTGATAAACGTGATGATAGTGGTAAGAAAAAATGTACTCGGCGAAGAAAGGGTTATGATGCTAGACACCGTGTCGCTACAAGATTGCTGGCTACTTGGCTTGATATCAAGTGGATTCAAATG GAAGCCATTGAAACAATAATTGCTTCCTCAGCAATGGCTGTAGCAAAGGAGGAAGAGTCAAAGGAAGAAGCAAGTCAGTCAACTAAAGGCAAATGGGCTAAATGGAAGCGTGGAGGTATTATTGGTGCAGCTGCCATAACAGGAGGAACACTGATGGCTATTACTGGAG GATTAGCCGCCCCAGCAATTGCTGCAGGATTTGGTGCTTTGGCTCCAACTTTGGGCACTCTTATTCCTGTGATCGGAGCAAGTGGCTTTGCTGCTGCTGCTAGTGCTGCAGGAACAATTGCTGGTTCTGTTGCCGTTGCTGCATCTTTTGGAG CTGCTGGAGCAGGACTTGCAGGTACCAAAATGGCCAGGAGAACTGGAAGCATTGATGAATTTGAATTCAAAGCTACAGGGGAAAACCATAATCAAGGC CGATTAGCTGTTGAGATCATGGTCTCAGGATTTGTATTTGACGAGGAAGATTTTGTACGGCCTTGGGAAGGACATATTGATAATTTGGAGAG gtATGTGCTGCAGTGGGAATCTAAAAATCTAATTGCAGTGAGCACTGCAATTCAAGATTGGCTCACTTCAA GCATTGCATTGGGTTTAATGAAGCAAGGTGCTATGATGACTGTGTTGAGCACACTTTTGGCTGCATTGGCCTGGCCAGCAACATTACTTGTAGCTACTGATTTTATAGATAGCAAGTGGTCGGTTGCTATTGACAG ATCGGACAAAGCAGGGAAACTTCTAGCTGAAGTGCTATTGAAAGGATTACATGGGAACAG GCCTGTGACACTTGTGGGTTACTCTTTAGGAGCTAGAGTGATTTTCAAATGTCTGGAGACTTTGGCTGAGACTGAACATAATG CTGAAGTTGTAGAAAGAGTTGTTCTTCTTGGAGCCCCCATCCCTATCAAAACTGAGAAGTGGGAAGCCGCAAGAAAG ATGGTAGCCGGGAGATTTGTGAATGCATATTCTACGAATGATTGGATTCTTGGAGTTGCATTTCGTGCTAG TCTTCTTACTCAAGGATTAGCAGGAATTCAACCAATTGATGTTCCAGGAATCGAGAAT
- the LOC126677745 gene encoding PHAF1 protein At3g51130, whose translation MLQHQQQQPPPHRPRRRCEGTAMGAIVLDLRPGLGIGPFSLGMPICEAFAQIEQQPNIYDVVHVKYYDEEPLKLDVVISFPDHGFHLRFDPWSQRLRLIEIYDVKRLQMRYATSLIGGPSTLATFVAVYALFGPTFPGIYDKDRGVYTLFYPGLSFAFPIPGQYTDCCHDGEAELPLEFPDGTTPVTCRVSIYDSSTDKKVGVGSLMDKASSPPLPAGSLYMEEVHAKLGEELYFATGGQHIPFGASPQDVWTELGRPCGIHQKQVDQMVIHSALDPRPRTTLCGDYFYNYFTRGLDILFDGQTHKIKKFVLHTNYPGHPDFNSYIKCNFLIQVNNSKHITPSTKWDQVKEILGDCGRAAIQTQGSTSNPFGSTFVYGYQNIAFEVMKNGYIATVTLFQS comes from the exons ATGTTGCAGCATCAGCAGCAGCAGCCGCCTCCTCACCGTCCTCGTCGACGCTGCGAGGGCACTGCCATGGGCGCTATCGTACTCGATCTTCGCCCTGGTCTTGGTATTGGTCCTTTCTCCCTCG GTATGCCTATATGCGAAGCTTTTGCCCAAATTGAACAGCAACCTAACATATACGACGTCGTTCATGTCAAGTACTACGATGAG GAGCCTCTTAAACTAGATGTTGTGATCAGCTTTCCTGATCATGGTTTTCACCTTCGTTTCGATCCTTGGTCCCAG AGGCTACGCTTGATTGAAATATATGATGTCAAGCGCCTTCAAATGCGCTATGCCACTTCACTTATCGG GGGGCCATCCACATTAGCTACTTTTGTGGCTGTATATGCTCTATTTGGTCCAACCTTTCCCGGTATTTATGACAAAGATAGAGGAGTCTACACTCTTTTTTACCCA GGCCTATCCTTTGCTTTTCCAATTCCTGGCCAATATACTGATTGCTGCCATGATGGAGAAG CGGAACTCCCATTGGAGTTTCCAGATGGCACCACACCAGTGACTTGTCGAGTTTCTATATATGATAGTTCTACTGACAAAAAAGTTGGAGTTGGATCCTTAATGGATAAGGCTTCTTCGCCTCCATTACCTGCTGGCAGCCTTTACATGGAAGAGGTGCATGCGAAG CTTGGTGAAGAGCTATATTTTGCGACAGGGGGACAACATATTCCCTTTGGTGCATCACCGCAG GATGTATGGACTGAATTAGGTCGTCCCTGTGGAATTCATCAAAAACAG GTGGATCAAATGGTCATTCATTCTGCCTTGGACCCTCGTCCACGGACCACACTTTGCGGAGATTACTTCTATAACTATTTCACTCGTGGTTTGGATATCTTGTTTGATGGACAG ACTCATAAGATCAAGAAGTTTGTTTTGCATACAAACTATCCTGGTCATCCAGATTTTAATTCATACATAAAGTGCAACTTTTTGATTCAAG TCAATAACTCTAAACATATCACGCCAAGCACAAAATGGGACCAGGTTAAG GAAATCCTTGGGGACTGTGGACGAGCAGCTATTCAAACACAGGGTTCTACAAGTAATCCTTTTGGATCCACATTTGTGTATGGCTACCAGAATATCGCCTTTGAG GTGATGAAAAATGGTTACATTGCAACTGTAACACTCTTCCAATCATGA
- the LOC126678044 gene encoding uncharacterized protein LOC126678044 isoform X1, with product MPPTTTTTAPSFLSPTQRYAAGALFAIAVHQAQIHQTRPLGFSVDFDPTQQQDGDRISSSSSNSSDSVSNDPELWVHKDSGLLRPVFRFLDIDPNAWLGLEETAGSSPAKHHVGAFLRLLSEDNDLDDDATSSQHSDHELALSKAVDVISQNMETPSVSSQSKKEKHKEYENECREKLSNDEVQSDTEAAKKLLETAQERREQVELNSDEANDWIETAAKRDGVLAGVSGADEKPIEEEKMLSYHRKITVLYEILSGCLADKRDDSGKKKCTRRRKGYDARHRVATRLLATWLDIKWIQMEAIETIIASSAMAVAKEEESKEEASQSTKGKWAKWKRGGIIGAAAITGGTLMAITGGLAAPAIAAGFGALAPTLGTLIPVIGASGFAAAASAAGTIAGSVAVAASFGAAGAGLAGTKMARRTGSIDEFEFKATGENHNQGRLAVEIMVSGFVFDEEDFVRPWEGHIDNLERYVLQWESKNLIAVSTAIQDWLTSSIALGLMKQGAMMTVLSTLLAALAWPATLLVATDFIDSKWSVAIDRSDKAGKLLAEVLLKGLHGNRPVTLVGYSLGARVIFKCLETLAETEHNAEVVERVVLLGAPIPIKTEKWEAARKMVAGRFVNAYSTNDWILGVAFRASLLTQGLAGIQPIDVPGIENIDVTDTIEGHSSYLWATQKILERLELDAYYPVFMSSVLQSNILPIPVILEDSRTQNQTPY from the exons ATGCCTCCGACGACGACAACGACCGCACCGTCGTTTCTATCACCGACACAGAGATACGCGGCGGGAGCATTATTCGCAATAGCTGTTCACCAAGCTCAAATCCATCAAACTCGACCTCTCGGCTTCTCCGTTGATTTTGACCCAACGCAACAACAAGACGGTGATCGCATTAGCAGCAGTAGCAGTAACAGCAGCGACTCCGTTTCCAACGACCCTGAACTTTGGGTCCACAAGGATTCCGGCCTGCTCCGACCCGTTTTCAG ATTTCTAGACATTGACCCGAACGCTTGGCTTGGTCTTGAAGAAACTGCAGGCTCATCTCCAGCTAAACATCATGTTGGAGCT TTTCTAAGGTTACTTTCGGAAGATAATGATCTCGATGATGATGCTACGTCTTCACAACATTCTGATCATGAACTTGCATTGTCGAAAGCTGTTGATGTTATCTCACAGAACATGGAAACACCCTCTGTTTCTTCTCAATCCAAGAAAGAAAAGCATAAGGAGTACGAGAACGAGTGTCGCGAAAAGTTGTCAAATGATGAGGTTCAGTCGGATACTGAAGCGGCTAAAAAGTTATTAGAGACTGCACAAGAGAGGCGTGAACAGGTGGAATTGAACTCTGATGAAGCGAATGATTGGATAGAAACAGCGGCAAAGAGGGACGGTGTTTTGGCTGGTGTTAGTGGAGCTGATGAGAAACCTATTGAAGAGGAAAAGATGCTTAGCTATCATAGGAAAATTACTGTTCTTTATGAGATTCTTTCTGGCTGTTTGGCTGATAAACGTGATGATAGTGGTAAGAAAAAATGTACTCGGCGAAGAAAGGGTTATGATGCTAGACACCGTGTCGCTACAAGATTGCTGGCTACTTGGCTTGATATCAAGTGGATTCAAATG GAAGCCATTGAAACAATAATTGCTTCCTCAGCAATGGCTGTAGCAAAGGAGGAAGAGTCAAAGGAAGAAGCAAGTCAGTCAACTAAAGGCAAATGGGCTAAATGGAAGCGTGGAGGTATTATTGGTGCAGCTGCCATAACAGGAGGAACACTGATGGCTATTACTGGAG GATTAGCCGCCCCAGCAATTGCTGCAGGATTTGGTGCTTTGGCTCCAACTTTGGGCACTCTTATTCCTGTGATCGGAGCAAGTGGCTTTGCTGCTGCTGCTAGTGCTGCAGGAACAATTGCTGGTTCTGTTGCCGTTGCTGCATCTTTTGGAG CTGCTGGAGCAGGACTTGCAGGTACCAAAATGGCCAGGAGAACTGGAAGCATTGATGAATTTGAATTCAAAGCTACAGGGGAAAACCATAATCAAGGC CGATTAGCTGTTGAGATCATGGTCTCAGGATTTGTATTTGACGAGGAAGATTTTGTACGGCCTTGGGAAGGACATATTGATAATTTGGAGAG gtATGTGCTGCAGTGGGAATCTAAAAATCTAATTGCAGTGAGCACTGCAATTCAAGATTGGCTCACTTCAA GCATTGCATTGGGTTTAATGAAGCAAGGTGCTATGATGACTGTGTTGAGCACACTTTTGGCTGCATTGGCCTGGCCAGCAACATTACTTGTAGCTACTGATTTTATAGATAGCAAGTGGTCGGTTGCTATTGACAG ATCGGACAAAGCAGGGAAACTTCTAGCTGAAGTGCTATTGAAAGGATTACATGGGAACAG GCCTGTGACACTTGTGGGTTACTCTTTAGGAGCTAGAGTGATTTTCAAATGTCTGGAGACTTTGGCTGAGACTGAACATAATG CTGAAGTTGTAGAAAGAGTTGTTCTTCTTGGAGCCCCCATCCCTATCAAAACTGAGAAGTGGGAAGCCGCAAGAAAG ATGGTAGCCGGGAGATTTGTGAATGCATATTCTACGAATGATTGGATTCTTGGAGTTGCATTTCGTGCTAG TCTTCTTACTCAAGGATTAGCAGGAATTCAACCAATTGATGTTCCAGGAATCGAGAAT